From one Bacteroides intestinalis DSM 17393 genomic stretch:
- a CDS encoding single-stranded DNA-binding protein, giving the protein MSVNKVILIGNVGRDPEVRYLDSGIAVASLPLATTDRAYTLANGTQVPERTEWHNLVLWRGLAETAEKYVHKGDKLYVEGKIRTRSYDDQTGAKRYVTEIFVDSMEMLSPRGTVAPGAAAPQPGMSQGAPAQPMAQSQATPAQDNTTDDLPF; this is encoded by the coding sequence ATGTCAGTAAATAAAGTAATATTGATTGGAAATGTAGGTAGAGACCCTGAAGTAAGATACCTGGATTCCGGTATCGCTGTGGCTTCTTTGCCTTTGGCTACTACAGACCGTGCATACACATTGGCTAACGGTACGCAGGTACCCGAACGGACGGAATGGCACAATCTGGTACTTTGGCGCGGACTGGCAGAAACAGCCGAAAAATATGTGCATAAAGGGGATAAACTTTATGTGGAAGGCAAAATCCGTACCCGTTCATACGATGACCAGACTGGTGCAAAGCGCTATGTTACAGAAATCTTTGTGGACTCTATGGAGATGCTGAGCCCCAGAGGAACTGTTGCACCGGGTGCTGCCGCTCCGCAACCGGGGATGTCACAAGGTGCTCCCGCACAACCCATGGCACAATCGCAGGCAACCCCTGCACAAGATAATACAACGGACGATTTACCGTTCTAA
- the mutY gene encoding A/G-specific adenine glycosylase codes for MNIFSEKLIVWYAGNKRELPWRDTTDPYIIWISEIILQQTRVVQGYDYFLRFIHRFPDVTALAEASEDEVMKCWQGLGYYSRARNLHAAAKSMNGVFPTTYEGVRALKGVGDYTAAAICSFAYGMPYAVVDGNVYRVLSRYFGIDTPVDSTEGKKLFAALADEMMDKSQPAVYNQAIMDFGAIQCTPQSPNCLFCPLADSCSALKEGTITKLPVKQHKTKTTNRYFNYIYVRVGACTYLHKRTGDDIWKNLFEFPLIETEAPVTEEEFRELPQVRALFTDGEVSGLRLISGNVKHVLSHRVIYANFYEVVLPENSTSFSAFQRVKTEDLEQYAVSRLVHAFLEKYL; via the coding sequence ATGAATATATTCAGTGAGAAATTGATAGTCTGGTATGCCGGAAACAAGCGTGAATTGCCTTGGAGGGATACCACCGACCCTTATATTATATGGATTTCGGAGATTATCCTGCAACAGACCCGGGTCGTGCAAGGTTATGATTATTTTTTGCGTTTTATCCATCGTTTTCCTGATGTGACAGCTTTGGCCGAAGCATCGGAAGACGAGGTGATGAAATGCTGGCAAGGACTGGGGTATTACTCCCGTGCGCGCAATCTGCATGCGGCGGCAAAAAGCATGAATGGTGTTTTTCCGACTACTTATGAAGGGGTGCGTGCGCTGAAGGGGGTAGGGGACTATACTGCTGCGGCTATCTGTTCATTTGCCTACGGTATGCCTTATGCTGTGGTGGATGGGAATGTCTATCGTGTGCTTTCGCGCTATTTCGGCATCGATACGCCGGTGGACAGTACGGAAGGTAAGAAGCTGTTTGCTGCTTTGGCAGACGAGATGATGGATAAATCGCAGCCTGCCGTTTACAATCAGGCGATAATGGATTTCGGTGCCATACAGTGTACACCGCAATCGCCGAATTGCCTGTTTTGCCCTTTGGCGGACAGTTGTTCCGCCCTGAAGGAGGGTACGATAACGAAGTTGCCCGTAAAACAGCATAAGACGAAAACCACCAATCGTTATTTTAACTATATATATGTACGTGTGGGCGCGTGTACCTATTTACATAAGCGGACAGGGGATGATATCTGGAAAAATCTTTTCGAATTTCCGCTGATAGAAACAGAAGCGCCTGTGACGGAAGAAGAGTTTCGTGAATTGCCGCAGGTACGTGCGCTTTTTACAGATGGGGAGGTTTCGGGACTGCGTTTAATCAGTGGAAATGTGAAGCATGTGCTCTCTCACAGGGTGATTTATGCCAATTTCTATGAAGTTGTTTTACCGGAAAATTCCACTTCTTTTTCTGCCTTCCAGCGGGTGAAAACAGAGGATTTGGAGCAATATGCAGTCTCTCGCCTGGTGCATGCCTTTCTGGAGAAATATCTATAA
- a CDS encoding HU family DNA-binding protein, translated as MTKADIVNEITKNTGIDKVTVLTTVEAFMDTVKASLSKDENVYLRGFGSFVVKKRAQKTARNISKNTTIIIPEHNIPAFKPAKTFTISVKK; from the coding sequence ATGACTAAAGCTGATATTGTAAACGAAATTACAAAGAACACCGGGATTGACAAAGTAACAGTGCTTACTACGGTTGAAGCGTTCATGGACACAGTAAAGGCATCTTTATCGAAAGATGAAAATGTTTACCTCCGCGGGTTTGGTAGCTTCGTAGTGAAGAAAAGAGCACAGAAAACTGCTCGTAACATCTCCAAGAATACTACGATTATCATTCCGGAACACAACATTCCGGCATTTAAGCCTGCAAAAACATTCACCATCTCCGTGAAGAAATAA
- a CDS encoding Rne/Rng family ribonuclease, with protein MTSELVVDVQPKEVSIALLEDKSLVELQSEGRNLSFSVGNMYLGRIKKLMPGLNACFVDVGYEKDAFLHYLDLGPQFNSLEKYVKQTLSDKKKLPQITKATILPDLEKDGTVANTLKVGQEVVVQIVKEPISTKGPRLTSEISFAGRYLVLIPFNDKVSVSQKIKSSEERARLKQLLMSIKPKNFGVIVRTVAEGKRVAELDGELKVLLKHWEDAVTKIQKATKFPTLIYEETSRAVGLLRDLFNPSFENIHVNDEAVFHEIKDYVTLIAPDRAGIVKLYKGQLPIYDNFGITKQIKSSFGKTVSYKSGAYLIIEHTEALHVVDVNSGNRTKNANGQEANALEVNLGAADELARQLRLRDMGGIIVVDFIDMNEAENRQKLYERMCANMQKDRARHNILPLSKFGLMQITRQRVRPAMDVNTTEICPTCFGKGTIKSSILFTDTLESKIDYLVNKLKIKKFSLHIHPYIAAYINQGLVSLKRKWQMKYGFGIKIIPSQKLAFLEYVFYDPQGEEIDMKEEFEIK; from the coding sequence GTGACAAGCGAACTCGTTGTAGACGTACAGCCCAAAGAGGTCTCCATCGCCCTTCTTGAAGACAAGAGCCTGGTGGAACTTCAAAGCGAAGGAAGAAATCTTTCTTTCTCAGTGGGCAACATGTATTTAGGACGAATCAAGAAATTGATGCCCGGCCTGAATGCCTGCTTCGTGGACGTGGGTTACGAGAAAGATGCTTTTCTTCATTATCTGGACTTAGGTCCTCAATTTAACTCGTTAGAGAAATACGTAAAGCAGACTTTAAGCGATAAAAAGAAACTACCGCAAATCACCAAAGCAACCATACTTCCCGATCTTGAAAAAGATGGTACCGTTGCCAATACACTCAAGGTGGGACAAGAAGTAGTGGTGCAAATTGTCAAGGAGCCTATCTCTACCAAAGGTCCGCGCCTGACTTCCGAAATCTCATTTGCCGGAAGATATCTGGTGCTGATACCTTTCAACGACAAGGTTTCCGTATCACAAAAAATTAAATCGAGCGAAGAACGCGCCCGCCTCAAACAATTGCTGATGAGTATCAAGCCGAAGAATTTCGGAGTGATCGTCCGCACTGTTGCCGAAGGAAAACGCGTAGCCGAGCTCGACGGAGAGCTTAAAGTTTTATTAAAACACTGGGAAGATGCTGTCACCAAAATACAGAAAGCTACCAAATTCCCGACATTGATTTACGAAGAAACCAGCCGTGCCGTAGGCTTATTGCGCGACTTGTTCAATCCTTCTTTTGAGAACATCCACGTCAACGACGAAGCCGTGTTCCACGAAATCAAGGACTACGTAACTCTTATCGCCCCTGACCGGGCAGGAATCGTAAAACTGTATAAAGGACAACTCCCCATTTATGACAATTTTGGTATCACCAAGCAGATCAAGTCTTCGTTTGGCAAGACGGTTTCATACAAGAGTGGTGCCTACCTGATTATTGAGCATACTGAGGCGCTTCACGTAGTAGACGTGAACAGCGGTAACCGCACCAAGAATGCCAACGGGCAGGAGGCCAACGCACTCGAAGTGAATCTGGGAGCTGCCGACGAACTGGCTCGCCAGCTACGACTGAGAGATATGGGTGGTATCATTGTGGTGGACTTCATTGATATGAACGAAGCCGAAAACAGACAAAAGCTTTACGAACGTATGTGTGCCAACATGCAGAAAGACAGGGCAAGACATAACATCCTACCGCTCAGCAAATTCGGACTGATGCAGATTACCCGCCAGCGTGTGCGCCCGGCAATGGATGTCAATACCACAGAAATCTGTCCCACCTGTTTCGGAAAAGGCACCATCAAGTCCTCTATCCTCTTTACGGACACTTTAGAGAGTAAAATTGATTACTTAGTCAACAAACTGAAGATTAAGAAATTCTCGTTACACATCCACCCGTATATTGCTGCTTACATCAATCAGGGACTCGTTTCCCTGAAACGGAAATGGCAGATGAAATACGGATTTGGTATCAAGATTATTCCAAGCCAGAAACTCGCGTTCCTGGAATATGTATTCTACGACCCGCAAGGGGAAGAGATTGACATGAAGGAAGAATTCGAAATTAAATAA
- a CDS encoding iron-containing alcohol dehydrogenase, whose protein sequence is MNNFVFYSPTEFVFGKATEMQVGALARKHGARKVMIVYGGGSVVRSGLLDRVKQSLREAGIEYCLMGGVQPNPVDTKVYEGIEFCRREQADMLLPVGGGSVIDTAKAIAAGVLYEGDFWDFYIGKAKVTKALKVAVVLTIPAAGSEGSGNTVITKLDGLQKLSLRVPEVLRPVFSIMNPELTYTLPPFQTACGVADMMAHIMERYFTNTQEVEIGDRLCEGTLMAIINEAPKAMRNPEDYGARANLMWAGMIAHNGTCGVGCEEDWASHFLEHEISAIYGVTHGAGLSVIFPAWMTWMVEHNVGKIAQYAVRVWGVPESEDKKAVALEGIGKLKAFFSSLALPVTFKELGIEDPDIDRLADSLHRNKGELVGNYVKLTKQDSKEIYRLACAGE, encoded by the coding sequence ATGAATAATTTCGTCTTTTACAGTCCTACCGAATTTGTATTCGGTAAAGCTACGGAAATGCAAGTCGGTGCACTGGCACGGAAGCATGGTGCGCGGAAAGTGATGATCGTGTACGGCGGCGGCTCTGTTGTACGGAGTGGCTTGTTGGATAGGGTGAAACAGTCTTTGCGGGAAGCAGGAATTGAATATTGCCTGATGGGGGGCGTGCAGCCCAATCCGGTAGATACGAAAGTGTATGAAGGCATTGAATTCTGCCGCCGTGAACAGGCTGATATGCTGTTGCCTGTGGGTGGTGGTTCTGTCATTGATACAGCCAAAGCCATAGCGGCAGGTGTGCTTTATGAAGGTGACTTCTGGGATTTCTATATCGGAAAGGCTAAAGTGACTAAAGCGCTGAAAGTAGCTGTTGTGCTGACTATTCCTGCTGCCGGAAGTGAAGGCTCCGGTAATACGGTTATAACGAAACTGGATGGTTTGCAGAAACTCAGCCTGCGTGTACCGGAAGTTTTGCGTCCGGTATTCTCTATTATGAATCCGGAACTTACTTATACTTTGCCGCCCTTTCAGACTGCCTGCGGTGTGGCCGATATGATGGCTCATATCATGGAGCGTTATTTTACGAACACTCAGGAGGTGGAAATTGGAGATCGCCTTTGTGAAGGCACTTTGATGGCTATCATCAATGAGGCTCCCAAGGCAATGAGAAATCCTGAAGATTACGGTGCGCGTGCCAACTTGATGTGGGCGGGCATGATTGCGCATAATGGTACTTGTGGTGTAGGTTGTGAAGAAGATTGGGCTTCGCACTTCCTGGAGCATGAAATCAGTGCTATTTATGGTGTTACCCACGGTGCGGGGTTATCTGTTATCTTCCCTGCTTGGATGACGTGGATGGTAGAACATAATGTGGGAAAGATAGCTCAATATGCCGTTCGTGTATGGGGTGTTCCTGAATCAGAAGATAAGAAAGCGGTTGCTTTGGAGGGTATTGGTAAGCTGAAAGCTTTCTTTAGCTCTCTTGCTCTGCCTGTGACATTTAAAGAACTGGGTATTGAAGACCCTGATATTGACCGTCTGGCAGATAGTCTGCACCGCAATAAAGGAGAGTTGGTAGGGAATTATGTGAAGCTGACGAAGCAGGATAGCAAAGAGATTTATCGCCTTGCATGTGCAGGGGAGTGA
- a CDS encoding phosphatase PAP2 family protein — protein MIKRYFPPVRETMLVVVITVVFLLLTATCIGLRPEHFLMAGLFFVLFFAGKTTRKLAVALLPFIIFGVSYDWMRVYPNYQVNPIDVQGLYEAEKSLFGISVNGTILIPCEYFAIHHWSIADFFAGVFYLCWVPVPIVFGLWLYLKGDRRMYLRFAMVFLLVNLIGFAGYYIHPAAPPWYAMNYGFEAMLDTPGNVAGLGRFDELMGCTIFNSIYGRNANVFAAVPSLHAAYMVVALAYAIMNRCKGWLIALFAFIMVGIWCTAVYSGHHYLIDVLLGIFCALLGIFAFEKGLMKWGAFKRFFERYSKYIR, from the coding sequence ATGATAAAAAGATATTTTCCTCCGGTGAGAGAAACGATGTTGGTAGTGGTTATAACGGTGGTTTTCCTGTTGCTGACGGCTACTTGTATCGGGCTCCGTCCGGAGCATTTCCTGATGGCGGGTTTGTTTTTCGTTTTGTTTTTTGCTGGGAAGACAACCCGTAAACTGGCAGTAGCGTTACTGCCTTTTATTATTTTTGGCGTTTCCTACGATTGGATGCGGGTGTATCCCAATTATCAGGTGAATCCTATTGATGTGCAGGGTTTGTATGAAGCGGAGAAATCCCTTTTCGGTATATCTGTGAATGGGACGATACTTATTCCTTGCGAATACTTTGCCATACATCACTGGTCGATTGCTGACTTCTTTGCAGGCGTGTTCTATCTTTGTTGGGTGCCTGTGCCTATTGTTTTCGGTTTGTGGCTTTATCTGAAGGGAGACCGCCGGATGTATCTGCGCTTTGCAATGGTCTTTTTGCTTGTGAATCTGATTGGTTTTGCGGGATATTACATTCATCCTGCGGCACCACCTTGGTATGCCATGAATTATGGTTTTGAGGCTATGCTTGATACTCCCGGAAATGTAGCAGGGCTGGGACGCTTCGATGAATTGATGGGATGCACTATTTTCAATTCAATCTATGGGCGTAATGCCAATGTATTTGCTGCCGTACCTTCATTGCATGCAGCGTATATGGTTGTGGCATTGGCTTATGCTATTATGAACCGCTGTAAAGGCTGGCTGATAGCATTGTTCGCGTTTATCATGGTGGGTATCTGGTGTACGGCCGTTTATTCGGGGCATCATTATCTGATTGATGTCTTATTGGGAATATTCTGTGCTCTCCTGGGTATCTTTGCCTTTGAAAAAGGATTGATGAAATGGGGAGCGTTCAAGCGCTTTTTCGAACGTTATAGTAAATATATCCGTTAA
- a CDS encoding CDP-alcohol phosphatidyltransferase family protein produces the protein MNYRDWLQQVIYKIINPVVRGMIKIGITPNFITTTGLILNIVAAGIFIYAGLVTDSEEDLSLVGWTGGLILFAGLFDMMDGRVARLGNMSSTFGALYDSVLDRYSELFTLFGISYYLILQGYFWGSIITFLALIGSLMVSYVRARAEGLGLECKVGIMQRPERVVLTSLGALFCGIFSDCTLFDPMLILIVPLAIIAVLANLTAFVRLAHCYKLLNK, from the coding sequence ATGAATTACAGAGATTGGCTGCAACAGGTGATATACAAGATTATCAATCCCGTTGTGCGCGGCATGATTAAAATTGGCATTACGCCTAACTTTATTACTACTACCGGGTTGATACTTAACATTGTGGCTGCCGGTATATTTATTTATGCAGGGTTAGTGACAGATTCGGAAGAGGATCTTTCTTTGGTGGGATGGACAGGCGGACTGATACTCTTCGCCGGGTTGTTTGACATGATGGATGGCCGTGTGGCGCGTCTTGGCAATATGTCTTCCACTTTCGGGGCATTGTACGATTCGGTGCTCGACCGTTACAGTGAACTGTTTACCTTGTTCGGTATATCCTATTATCTCATATTACAAGGTTATTTCTGGGGTTCCATTATCACTTTTCTTGCTTTGATCGGTTCGCTGATGGTAAGTTACGTACGCGCACGTGCCGAAGGGCTGGGACTGGAATGTAAAGTAGGTATTATGCAGCGTCCTGAGCGAGTAGTGCTGACCAGTCTGGGAGCTTTGTTCTGTGGCATCTTCTCCGATTGCACACTCTTCGATCCGATGTTAATCTTGATAGTTCCTCTGGCAATCATTGCCGTATTGGCTAATCTGACAGCTTTTGTCCGTCTGGCACATTGCTATAAACTTTTGAATAAATGA
- a CDS encoding GtrA family protein produces the protein MVDGVEEQSRFAGWRREVWLFMKAQLSAQIATVIDFLITILLVKLFGIYYLYATFIGSVVGGIVNCVINYEWVFKAEDCKKIHVGLKYFIVWGGSILINTWGTFALTEWLAGMKWVNGLLGYYVYDVFILSKITVALLVAFFWNYYLQRVFVYRNHNLKRFLKQRLEKKIE, from the coding sequence ATGGTTGATGGAGTAGAAGAACAGAGTCGGTTTGCAGGTTGGCGCAGGGAAGTGTGGCTTTTTATGAAGGCGCAGCTTTCTGCACAAATAGCTACTGTAATCGATTTTCTGATAACTATTCTTTTGGTGAAATTATTTGGTATATATTATTTGTATGCCACATTTATAGGTTCCGTGGTTGGCGGTATTGTTAATTGTGTAATCAACTATGAATGGGTATTTAAGGCGGAAGACTGCAAGAAGATACATGTGGGGCTGAAGTATTTCATAGTCTGGGGGGGGAGCATCCTGATCAATACATGGGGTACTTTTGCTTTGACGGAATGGCTGGCAGGAATGAAATGGGTGAACGGGTTGCTGGGATACTACGTCTATGATGTGTTTATCTTGTCTAAAATAACGGTTGCCCTGTTGGTTGCCTTTTTCTGGAACTACTATTTGCAACGGGTCTTCGTCTACCGGAACCACAACTTAAAAAGATTTCTGAAACAACGTTTGGAGAAAAAAATAGAATGA
- a CDS encoding phosphatidylglycerophosphatase A family protein: MRKPSFFPVLIGTGFGSGFSPLAPGTAGALLATLIWFGLSLLISDTCLLWTTVALISLFTVAGIWATDRLEPYWGEDPSRVVVDEMVGVWITLLAAPAGHIWYGLAAFVLFRFFDILKPLGIRRMEKLPGGVGVMMDDVLAGVYGFIVLIVARWLME; encoded by the coding sequence ATGAGGAAACCTTCCTTCTTCCCTGTCCTGATAGGCACGGGCTTCGGCTCAGGCTTTTCTCCCTTGGCTCCGGGCACGGCGGGCGCTTTACTCGCTACGCTAATCTGGTTCGGACTTTCTTTACTCATATCAGATACTTGTCTGTTGTGGACGACTGTCGCACTGATATCCCTGTTCACCGTAGCCGGTATTTGGGCTACCGACCGTCTGGAACCCTACTGGGGTGAAGATCCGTCGCGCGTGGTGGTGGATGAGATGGTAGGTGTGTGGATCACGCTCCTGGCAGCTCCGGCAGGTCATATCTGGTATGGACTGGCAGCATTTGTTTTGTTCCGCTTCTTTGATATTCTGAAGCCGCTGGGTATCCGGCGGATGGAAAAACTGCCGGGTGGAGTGGGAGTGATGATGGACGACGTATTGGCAGGAGTGTATGGTTTCATTGTTTTAATTGTGGCGAGATGGTTGATGGAGTAG
- a CDS encoding inositol-3-phosphate synthase → MKENIKPATGRLGVLVVGVGGAVSTTMITGTLAARKGLAKPIGSITQMATIRMENNDEKLIKDVVPLADLNDIVFGGWDIFPDNAYEAAMYAEVLKEKDLNLVKEELQAIKPMPAAFDHNFAKRLNGTYIKQAATRWEMVEQLREDIRNFKAANNCERIAVLWAASTEIYVPLCKEHESLAALEEAMKANNTEVVSPSMCYAYAAIAEGAPFIMGAPNLCVDTPAMWEFSKKMNVPISGKDFKSGQTLMKTVLAPMFKTRMLGVSGWFSTNILGNRDGEVLDQPENFKTKEVSKLSVIDNIFEPEKFPDLYGDVYHKVRINYYPPRKDNKEAWDNIDIFGWMGYPMEIKVNFLCRDSILAAPIALDLVIFSDLALRAGMSGIQTWLSFFCKSPMHDFEHEPIHDLFTQWRMVKETIRTMVGEKSPSYLD, encoded by the coding sequence ATGAAAGAAAACATTAAGCCGGCAACTGGTCGTTTGGGTGTACTGGTAGTCGGAGTGGGTGGCGCGGTCTCAACCACCATGATAACGGGTACATTGGCTGCTCGTAAGGGACTGGCAAAACCTATTGGGTCTATTACACAGATGGCCACAATACGCATGGAGAACAACGACGAAAAGCTGATTAAGGACGTAGTGCCTTTGGCAGACTTGAACGACATTGTTTTCGGCGGATGGGATATCTTCCCTGATAATGCATACGAAGCCGCGATGTATGCGGAAGTCCTGAAAGAAAAAGACTTAAATCTGGTAAAAGAGGAATTGCAAGCTATCAAACCGATGCCTGCTGCCTTCGACCACAACTTTGCAAAACGTCTGAATGGTACGTATATCAAGCAGGCTGCCACCCGTTGGGAAATGGTAGAGCAATTGCGTGAGGATATCCGTAACTTCAAGGCTGCCAACAACTGCGAGCGTATTGCCGTGCTGTGGGCTGCAAGTACTGAAATCTACGTTCCGTTGTGTAAAGAACATGAGTCGCTTGCTGCTTTGGAAGAAGCAATGAAGGCTAATAACACGGAAGTGGTTTCTCCGAGTATGTGCTACGCTTATGCTGCAATTGCAGAAGGTGCTCCGTTCATCATGGGTGCTCCTAACCTGTGCGTAGATACTCCGGCCATGTGGGAATTCTCTAAGAAGATGAATGTGCCCATCTCAGGTAAGGACTTCAAGAGCGGACAGACATTGATGAAAACAGTGCTTGCTCCGATGTTCAAGACTCGTATGCTGGGTGTAAGCGGTTGGTTCTCTACCAACATCCTGGGTAACCGTGATGGCGAAGTGCTCGATCAACCCGAAAACTTCAAAACAAAAGAAGTTAGCAAGTTGTCTGTTATCGATAACATCTTCGAACCTGAAAAATTCCCCGATCTCTATGGCGATGTTTACCACAAGGTTCGTATCAACTACTATCCTCCCCGTAAAGATAATAAGGAAGCATGGGATAACATCGACATCTTCGGATGGATGGGGTACCCGATGGAAATCAAAGTAAACTTCCTGTGCCGTGACTCTATCCTTGCAGCTCCTATTGCACTCGACCTCGTTATTTTCAGTGACCTGGCATTGCGTGCAGGTATGTCTGGAATCCAGACTTGGCTGTCATTCTTCTGCAAGAGCCCGATGCACGACTTTGAGCATGAACCGATTCATGATCTGTTCACTCAATGGAGAATGGTGAAAGAAACAATCCGTACGATGGTGGGTGAAAAATCACCGAGCTATCTGGACTAA